One genomic region from Prevotella sp. Rep29 encodes:
- the ftsZ gene encoding cell division protein FtsZ produces MMKDNTTSQPLVDFGPVEDKSKGIIKVIGVGGGGCNAVRNMYNEGIEGVTLAVCNTDSKSLAPSPVPVKIMLGEGLGAGGVPEIGRSEAEKNVSDIEKLLNDGTRMVFITASMGGGTGTGSAPVVASVAKKMGLLTIGVVTIPFYFEKKQKIIKALKGVDELKKNVDALLIINNERLCDVYGDTPIAVKESFARADNILKDAVKGIAELITVNSEGGIDLDFRDVETTMRNGGGAIMATGKASGEKRVERAILNAIDSPLLYGNDIGKAKRILFNIYSSDEAPIMVPEMQEIDDFFDQLDPNIEVIWGISTDASLGGDAKVTILATGMEDEKDESEKLPHDDRYYEELIPKLYKPIVKQVSNPKEEPVFVIEPIVEPEPAKEEPVAAEEPEHEEEPMDKEEEQAGDKPGGNVPMIDKWKKWLNGFIQDTDNED; encoded by the coding sequence ATGATGAAAGACAATACAACATCTCAACCCTTAGTGGATTTCGGTCCCGTAGAAGACAAGTCGAAAGGCATCATCAAGGTGATTGGAGTAGGCGGCGGCGGTTGCAATGCTGTCAGAAATATGTATAATGAAGGCATTGAAGGCGTCACGCTGGCGGTATGCAACACCGATAGCAAGTCGCTGGCACCATCGCCGGTGCCTGTGAAAATCATGTTGGGTGAAGGTTTGGGAGCCGGCGGCGTACCGGAAATTGGGCGTTCGGAAGCAGAAAAGAATGTGAGCGATATCGAAAAACTGCTGAACGACGGCACGCGCATGGTGTTCATCACGGCAAGCATGGGCGGCGGAACAGGCACGGGCTCAGCGCCGGTCGTTGCCAGCGTGGCAAAGAAAATGGGTTTGCTGACGATAGGCGTAGTGACCATACCGTTCTATTTTGAGAAGAAACAGAAGATTATCAAGGCATTAAAAGGAGTCGATGAACTCAAAAAAAATGTGGATGCCCTGCTGATTATCAACAACGAGCGCCTGTGCGACGTTTATGGCGACACACCGATAGCGGTGAAAGAGTCGTTCGCGCGGGCAGATAATATACTGAAAGATGCCGTCAAAGGGATTGCCGAATTGATTACTGTCAACAGTGAAGGTGGTATCGATCTCGACTTCCGCGATGTGGAAACGACCATGCGGAATGGGGGAGGAGCAATCATGGCGACAGGGAAAGCGAGTGGAGAGAAACGCGTGGAGCGCGCCATACTGAATGCCATCGACTCTCCGTTGCTCTATGGCAACGATATCGGAAAGGCAAAACGCATCCTATTCAATATCTATTCAAGTGATGAAGCGCCAATCATGGTACCCGAGATGCAGGAGATAGATGACTTCTTCGACCAACTCGATCCGAATATTGAGGTCATCTGGGGTATTTCCACCGACGCCTCGTTGGGAGGAGATGCGAAGGTGACGATTCTCGCTACAGGGATGGAGGATGAGAAAGACGAATCGGAGAAATTGCCGCACGATGACCGTTATTACGAGGAACTGATTCCCAAGTTGTATAAGCCGATTGTCAAACAAGTAAGCAATCCGAAGGAAGAGCCGGTCTTTGTCATCGAACCAATCGTGGAACCGGAACCGGCAAAGGAAGAGCCCGTAGCGGCTGAAGAACCGGAGCATGAGGAAGAGCCGATGGACAAGGAGGAAGAACAGGCAGGTGATAAGCCTGGCGGGAACGTTCCCATGATTGATAAATGGAAAAAGTGGCTCAACGGTTTTATTCAGGATACAGACAATGAAGATTGA
- the htpG gene encoding molecular chaperone HtpG, producing MKKGNIGVTTENIFPVIKKFLYSDHEIFLREMISNAVDATQKMKTLAEKGDFKGELGDLTVRVTLNEKKKTLTFSDRGIGMTEEEIDKYINQIAFSGVSDFLEKYKDNANAIIGHFGLGFYSAFMVSKKVEIITRSYREDAVPVKWSCDGSPEFKIEETKKDDRGTDIILHIDDDCKEFTEKQKIQELLNKYCKFMAVPVAFGKKTEWKDGKQVDTEEDNIINNVEPLWTKSPSTLKDEDYKSFYRTLYPMQMDEPLFWIHLNVDYPFNLTGILYFPRIQSNIDLQRNKIQLYCNQVFVTDQVEGIVPEFLTLLHGVIDSPDIPLNVSRSYLQSDANVKKISTYITKKVADRLNGIFKENRKEYEEKWDNLKIFINYGMLSQEDFYDRAKDFALMKDVDGKYFTFDEYKTLIKDNQTDKDGQLIYLYANNKEEQYSYIEAARQKGYSVLLLDGDLDTPVVSMLEQKFEKSRFTRVDGDIIDRLIVKEEAKKLTLDEAESDNLSQAFRSQMPKLDKAEFYVEVQSLGSEAQPVLITQSEYMRRMKDMSRFQSGMSFYAQMPDSYNLVLNSDHELIKKVLEDETAKCADLLKPITSEEKGLEARLAALRQEQGKKKPEEITQEEKDDLQNTEKALNEQKDKRKQVIADYAKDNKVVHQLIDLALLQNGMLKGAALDAFLKRSVDLIQ from the coding sequence ATGAAAAAAGGTAATATCGGGGTTACGACAGAGAACATCTTCCCCGTCATCAAAAAGTTTTTGTATTCCGACCATGAGATTTTTCTCCGTGAGATGATTTCAAACGCCGTCGATGCCACGCAAAAGATGAAAACGCTGGCTGAGAAGGGCGACTTCAAAGGCGAACTGGGCGACCTGACCGTGCGCGTGACGCTGAACGAGAAGAAGAAAACGCTGACCTTCAGCGACCGCGGTATCGGCATGACGGAAGAGGAAATCGACAAGTATATCAACCAGATAGCCTTCTCGGGAGTGAGCGATTTCCTTGAAAAATACAAGGACAACGCCAACGCCATCATCGGACATTTCGGACTGGGATTCTACTCAGCCTTCATGGTGAGCAAGAAAGTGGAAATCATCACCCGCAGCTACCGCGAGGATGCCGTGCCAGTGAAATGGAGTTGCGACGGCAGTCCGGAGTTCAAAATCGAGGAAACGAAGAAGGACGACCGCGGAACGGACATCATTCTGCATATTGACGACGACTGCAAGGAGTTCACCGAGAAGCAGAAGATTCAGGAATTGCTGAACAAATACTGCAAGTTCATGGCTGTTCCCGTTGCGTTCGGCAAGAAGACCGAATGGAAAGACGGTAAACAAGTAGATACGGAAGAGGACAATATTATAAATAATGTGGAGCCGCTGTGGACGAAGAGTCCGAGCACGCTGAAGGATGAGGACTACAAGAGTTTCTATCGCACGCTCTATCCGATGCAGATGGACGAACCGCTGTTCTGGATTCACTTAAATGTGGATTATCCTTTTAATTTAACCGGTATTCTGTACTTCCCTCGTATTCAGTCGAATATTGACCTTCAGCGCAATAAGATTCAGCTCTATTGCAACCAGGTGTTTGTGACCGATCAGGTGGAAGGAATCGTGCCCGAATTCCTGACCCTGCTGCATGGTGTCATCGACTCGCCGGACATCCCGCTGAACGTGAGCCGTTCCTACCTGCAGAGCGATGCCAACGTGAAAAAAATCTCGACCTATATCACCAAGAAGGTGGCTGACCGGCTGAATGGTATCTTCAAGGAAAATCGCAAAGAGTATGAAGAGAAGTGGGACAACCTCAAGATTTTCATTAACTACGGCATGCTCTCACAGGAAGATTTCTACGACCGCGCGAAGGATTTTGCACTGATGAAAGACGTGGACGGCAAGTATTTCACCTTCGATGAATACAAAACACTCATCAAAGACAATCAGACCGACAAAGACGGACAACTCATCTACCTCTATGCCAACAACAAGGAAGAGCAGTATTCCTACATCGAGGCAGCCCGACAGAAAGGTTATAGTGTGCTGTTGCTCGACGGCGACCTCGACACGCCAGTCGTTTCCATGCTCGAGCAGAAGTTCGAAAAGAGCCGTTTCACGCGCGTTGACGGCGACATCATCGACCGCCTGATAGTCAAGGAAGAAGCAAAGAAATTGACCCTCGACGAGGCTGAGAGTGACAATCTGTCACAAGCATTCCGCTCACAAATGCCGAAACTGGACAAAGCAGAGTTCTATGTGGAAGTGCAAAGTCTCGGCAGCGAAGCCCAGCCGGTACTCATCACGCAGAGCGAATACATGCGCCGCATGAAGGACATGAGCCGTTTCCAGAGCGGAATGAGCTTCTACGCGCAGATGCCCGACTCCTACAACCTGGTGCTCAACAGCGACCACGAACTCATCAAGAAGGTTTTGGAAGACGAGACAGCCAAATGTGCCGACCTGCTGAAACCGATAACAAGTGAGGAGAAGGGACTCGAAGCCCGTCTGGCAGCCCTGCGCCAGGAGCAGGGAAAGAAGAAACCCGAAGAAATCACGCAGGAAGAGAAAGACGATTTGCAGAACACGGAGAAGGCTCTGAATGAGCAGAAAGACAAGAGGAAGCAGGTGATTGCCGACTATGCGAAGGACAACAAGGTTGTGCATCAGCTGATTGACCTCGCACTTCTGCAGAACGGTATGCTGAAAGGCGCTGCCCTCGATGCCTTCCTCAAACGCTCGGTAGATTTGATTCAATAA
- a CDS encoding family 10 glycosylhydrolase: MNLFTYLCSKIIVMKRFYTLYILLAVAVSVFSQNLKMVSPKYEVRAVWLTTIGGLDWPRSLSAEQQKRQLCEILDQLKRANVNTVLFQARIRATTIYPSAYEPFDACLTGHAGRSPGYDPLQFAVEECHRRGMEIHAWMVCIPIGKWNGAGCRNLRSGSLPIRKIGDEGFMDPEKEQTARYIADMCEEVTRNYDIDGVHLDYIRYPETWKITVNRNTGREHITRIVRTVHERVKALKPWVKLSCSPIGKSDDLSRYSSRGWNAYSRVCQDAQGWLRDGLMDQLYPMMYFKDNNFFPFAIDWAENAHGRTVVSGLGIYFLSPSEGKWVLSDISRQMHVARQVGLGHAYFRSRFFTDNTKGVYDFAAQQFDATPALIPPMTWERQSVPAAPRRIEVSESGGTTVLTWESRGRDLLYNVYASMTCPVDITDARNLIATRLQNNRLSVAKAGLKGGRYFAVTAMNRFGTESAPAFYGCSPGADEQSSQSLNAFLPTDGNTLQLPPIKNILDIKYLVVEDLTGRIVSTRATRLETIDISTLPEGIYVLRSVNRKGVSHRLGYFVRKGEKLRRLHGER; this comes from the coding sequence ATGAATTTATTTACTTACCTTTGCAGCAAAATCATTGTTATGAAGCGTTTCTACACATTATATATATTATTAGCGGTTGCGGTTAGTGTCTTTTCGCAGAATCTCAAGATGGTGAGTCCGAAGTATGAGGTGCGTGCCGTCTGGCTGACGACTATCGGCGGGTTGGACTGGCCCCGTTCCTTGAGTGCTGAGCAACAGAAGCGCCAGCTCTGTGAGATTCTCGACCAGTTGAAGCGCGCGAATGTCAACACGGTGTTGTTTCAGGCACGTATTCGTGCAACGACGATTTACCCTTCTGCTTACGAGCCTTTCGATGCCTGTTTGACAGGTCATGCGGGCAGGTCGCCGGGTTACGACCCGTTGCAGTTTGCCGTGGAGGAGTGCCATCGTCGGGGAATGGAGATTCATGCGTGGATGGTCTGCATTCCGATAGGCAAGTGGAACGGTGCCGGCTGCAGGAACCTGCGCAGTGGGTCGCTGCCGATTCGGAAGATAGGCGACGAGGGATTTATGGACCCGGAGAAGGAACAGACTGCCCGCTATATCGCTGATATGTGTGAGGAGGTGACGCGCAACTATGACATCGACGGTGTGCATCTCGACTATATCCGTTATCCGGAGACGTGGAAAATCACGGTGAACAGAAACACGGGGCGTGAACACATCACCCGCATCGTCCGCACCGTTCACGAGCGGGTGAAGGCGCTGAAGCCATGGGTGAAACTGAGCTGTTCGCCCATCGGCAAGTCCGACGACCTCTCCCGTTATTCCAGCCGTGGATGGAATGCTTATTCGCGCGTCTGCCAGGATGCTCAGGGATGGCTCCGCGACGGACTCATGGACCAGCTCTATCCGATGATGTATTTCAAGGACAACAACTTCTTTCCTTTTGCCATCGACTGGGCTGAGAATGCGCACGGCAGGACGGTCGTCTCGGGGCTGGGCATCTATTTTCTTTCGCCCTCGGAAGGGAAGTGGGTGCTTTCCGACATCAGCCGCCAGATGCACGTTGCACGGCAGGTGGGACTCGGTCATGCCTATTTCCGCAGCCGTTTCTTTACGGACAACACAAAGGGCGTTTATGATTTTGCTGCACAACAGTTTGACGCAACGCCGGCACTAATCCCGCCCATGACGTGGGAACGGCAGTCGGTGCCTGCTGCCCCTCGTCGCATAGAGGTGTCTGAAAGCGGCGGGACGACCGTGCTCACATGGGAGTCGCGCGGCAGGGATTTGCTCTACAATGTCTATGCCAGCATGACCTGTCCGGTAGATATCACCGACGCGCGCAACCTGATAGCCACCCGTTTGCAGAACAACCGCCTGTCGGTGGCGAAGGCAGGTTTGAAGGGCGGACGCTATTTTGCCGTGACAGCCATGAACCGCTTCGGAACGGAGAGTGCTCCGGCGTTCTATGGATGCTCTCCGGGTGCGGACGAGCAGTCTTCGCAATCGCTGAACGCGTTCCTTCCGACCGACGGCAATACGCTCCAACTGCCGCCAATCAAGAACATTCTGGACATCAAGTATCTGGTTGTTGAGGACCTTACGGGCAGAATCGTCAGCACACGCGCCACCCGTCTGGAGACCATCGATATCAGTACGCTGCCCGAAGGCATCTATGTGCTGCGCTCGGTCAACCGCAAAGGCGTCTCACACCGACTGGGTTATTTTGTTAGAAAGGGCGAGAAGTTGCGCCGTCTCCATGGAGAAAGATGA
- a CDS encoding carbon starvation protein A has translation MITFSISLVLLVLGYFIYGKFVEKVFGPDDRPTPAITKADGVDFIILPNWRIFMIQFLNIAGTGPIFGAIMGAKFGPVAYIWIVLGCIFAGAVHDYLSGMLSLRHDGANLPNMIGTYLGNATKQVMLIFSILLLLMVGAVFVYSPAEILTGIWEPEAISNWLGKNTFWIVIIFIYYIIATMLPIDKIIGKIYPLFAFSLIFMAVALMVMLYIKMPNLPEIWDGIDNMGAEKLGLADPIFPCLFITIACGAISGFHATQSPLMARCIKNERHARPIFYGAMITEGLVALIWATVSMYFFYNNPTPGYETLAVATGANTSAPSVVNIICNDWLGVVGGILALLGVVAAPITSGDTALRSARLIIADFLKLKQHSIRNRLYICIPMFACTIALLIWQMNNPNGFSMIWNWFGWSNQTLSVFTLWMLTVYLARTNKPYIITLIPALFMTTTCATFLFTSRQTLNMGYGPTAIIAGASIVVALCWFFWWNTKKKTPLQ, from the coding sequence ATGATTACATTCAGTATCAGCCTTGTCCTACTTGTATTGGGCTACTTCATTTACGGGAAATTCGTTGAAAAGGTTTTCGGACCTGACGACCGCCCCACTCCTGCCATCACAAAGGCAGACGGAGTTGATTTTATCATCCTGCCGAACTGGCGCATCTTCATGATTCAGTTTCTGAATATCGCTGGAACGGGACCCATCTTCGGTGCTATCATGGGTGCGAAGTTCGGACCTGTGGCGTATATATGGATTGTGCTCGGCTGTATTTTCGCCGGTGCCGTGCACGACTATCTGAGCGGCATGCTCTCCCTCCGGCACGACGGGGCCAACCTGCCGAACATGATTGGCACCTATCTGGGAAACGCCACGAAGCAAGTGATGCTCATCTTCTCCATCCTGCTGCTGCTGATGGTGGGCGCCGTCTTCGTGTATAGCCCTGCGGAGATTCTGACAGGCATCTGGGAACCGGAAGCCATCAGCAACTGGCTGGGCAAGAACACCTTCTGGATTGTCATCATCTTTATCTATTACATCATCGCCACGATGCTGCCTATCGACAAGATTATCGGCAAGATATATCCGCTGTTTGCCTTCTCACTGATATTCATGGCGGTGGCATTGATGGTCATGCTCTATATCAAGATGCCGAATCTGCCCGAGATATGGGACGGTATCGATAATATGGGAGCAGAGAAACTGGGACTGGCAGACCCGATATTCCCCTGTTTGTTTATCACAATTGCCTGTGGAGCCATCAGCGGTTTCCATGCCACTCAAAGCCCACTGATGGCACGCTGCATCAAGAACGAACGCCACGCCCGTCCGATTTTCTACGGCGCGATGATTACAGAAGGCTTGGTTGCGCTCATCTGGGCAACCGTCTCCATGTATTTCTTCTATAACAATCCGACGCCGGGCTACGAAACACTGGCTGTAGCGACAGGTGCCAACACCTCTGCCCCATCCGTCGTGAACATCATCTGCAACGACTGGCTTGGCGTGGTGGGCGGCATTCTCGCCCTACTGGGTGTTGTGGCTGCCCCTATCACAAGCGGCGACACCGCCCTGCGCAGCGCCCGACTGATTATTGCTGACTTCCTGAAGCTGAAACAGCATTCCATACGCAACCGACTCTATATCTGCATCCCCATGTTTGCCTGCACCATCGCACTGCTTATATGGCAGATGAACAACCCTAACGGATTCAGTATGATATGGAACTGGTTCGGTTGGTCCAACCAGACACTCTCCGTCTTCACCCTGTGGATGCTGACCGTGTATCTGGCACGAACGAACAAGCCCTACATCATCACACTGATTCCCGCCTTGTTCATGACAACGACCTGCGCCACATTCCTCTTCACAAGCAGACAGACGCTGAACATGGGATATGGACCGACAGCCATCATCGCCGGAGCAAGTATTGTCGTTGCACTGTGCTGGTTCTTCTGGTGGAATACCAAAAAGAAAACGCCGTTACAATAA
- the recR gene encoding recombination mediator RecR produces the protein MEQQYPSLLLERAVGEFSKLPGIGRKTALRLVLHLLRQPAEEVEKFAHAIAEVRNEIKYCKVCHNISDTDVCQICSDKRRDKQTICVVENIQDVMAIENTQQYNGLYHVLGGIISPMDGIGPNDIEINSLVERVEQDDIKEVIMALSSTMEGDTTNFFISRKLAAYPVKISVIARGISVGDELEYTDEVTLGRAILNRTKPEQ, from the coding sequence ATGGAACAACAATATCCTTCCCTCCTGCTGGAAAGGGCTGTGGGAGAGTTCTCCAAACTGCCGGGAATAGGACGCAAGACTGCCTTGCGTCTTGTTCTCCATTTGTTGCGACAACCTGCAGAGGAAGTTGAGAAATTCGCCCATGCCATTGCTGAAGTCCGAAACGAAATCAAGTATTGCAAGGTATGCCACAACATCAGCGACACAGACGTCTGCCAGATTTGTTCAGACAAGCGACGCGACAAGCAAACCATCTGCGTGGTGGAAAACATACAGGATGTCATGGCTATTGAAAACACACAGCAATACAACGGGCTATACCACGTCTTGGGAGGAATCATCTCTCCCATGGACGGCATAGGACCGAACGATATTGAAATCAACTCGCTGGTAGAACGCGTGGAACAAGACGATATCAAAGAAGTGATTATGGCACTCAGCAGTACGATGGAAGGCGACACAACCAATTTCTTCATCTCACGCAAACTGGCTGCATACCCCGTGAAAATAAGTGTCATCGCAAGAGGCATTTCCGTCGGAGACGAATTGGAATATACCGACGAAGTGACGTTGGGACGCGCCATCCTCAACCGGACAAAACCGGAACAATGA
- a CDS encoding glycosyltransferase family 2 protein, translated as MKLSVIIVNYNVKHYLYQCLDSLGRALKGIDAEIFVVDNHSRDGSIEYLTVHFPEVNYIELSHNLGFARANNIAIERSKGEYVLLLNPDTIVCEETIKNVLTFMDEHPESGAAGVKMLNSFGEKAMESRRGIPTPMTAFYKMCGLCKRFPQSKRFAHYYMSYLPWDKPAEIEVVSGAFCMLRREALNKIGHLDENFFMYGEDIDLSFRLLNGGWKNWYIPQQILHYKGESTAKSSFRYVHVFYKAMLTFFNKHYSHLRLWFTVPVKTAIYFKAFGELVKMKIRQAGKSLGIFTPRSRQHPAYVVIGTETTCEACKALFNRKGISAELIVGNKETLPDGHLSPSIELPESNMAYIVYDTSAYDYQTILQLFAQKPSEKIRIATYHPSQQMIVTEQEILG; from the coding sequence TTGAAACTATCCGTCATCATAGTCAACTACAACGTCAAGCACTATCTCTATCAATGTCTTGACAGCTTGGGGAGAGCATTGAAAGGAATCGATGCCGAAATATTTGTCGTTGACAACCATTCGCGCGACGGAAGCATCGAATATCTGACTGTCCACTTTCCCGAAGTCAACTATATCGAACTGAGCCATAACCTTGGCTTTGCCAGAGCCAATAACATCGCCATCGAAAGAAGCAAAGGAGAATATGTCTTGTTGCTCAACCCTGACACAATCGTATGTGAGGAGACCATCAAAAACGTGCTGACATTCATGGATGAGCACCCGGAAAGCGGTGCCGCGGGAGTAAAGATGCTCAACAGCTTCGGAGAAAAGGCAATGGAGTCGCGGCGAGGCATCCCCACACCCATGACTGCCTTCTACAAGATGTGCGGACTCTGCAAACGTTTTCCGCAGAGCAAGCGCTTCGCACACTACTACATGAGCTATCTGCCATGGGACAAACCCGCAGAAATAGAAGTCGTGAGTGGCGCTTTCTGCATGCTCCGCAGAGAAGCGCTGAACAAAATCGGGCATTTGGATGAGAACTTCTTCATGTACGGAGAAGACATCGACCTTTCATTCCGCCTACTGAACGGAGGATGGAAAAACTGGTACATCCCCCAACAAATCCTCCACTACAAAGGAGAAAGCACCGCAAAATCGTCATTCCGCTATGTGCACGTGTTTTATAAAGCGATGTTGACGTTCTTCAACAAGCATTACAGCCACCTACGGCTATGGTTCACCGTCCCCGTTAAAACCGCCATCTACTTCAAGGCATTCGGAGAGTTAGTCAAAATGAAGATACGGCAAGCGGGAAAGTCATTGGGTATCTTCACGCCACGTAGCCGACAACATCCGGCTTATGTGGTCATTGGCACTGAAACGACCTGCGAAGCATGCAAAGCCCTATTCAATAGAAAAGGAATCAGCGCTGAACTGATTGTCGGCAATAAGGAGACGCTTCCGGACGGACACCTCAGCCCATCCATTGAATTGCCAGAAAGCAATATGGCATATATTGTTTACGATACATCGGCATACGACTATCAAACCATCCTTCAGCTTTTCGCCCAGAAACCATCCGAGAAAATCAGAATAGCAACCTATCACCCAAGCCAACAGATGATTGTCACAGAACAAGAAATTCTTGGATAA
- a CDS encoding anti-sigma factor: protein MNCKEFKDKVVGLFDITIDMQLQTECKVHMTECHECKAYYEELADAFKALQPQETPSKQSANKPVASRRHLWHFIAAAAVFLLGFFVGWNHLFSTPVVAGTSRGQLFEHGIRSVQNVGSFQMTVYARTTPNENFAYFDPKANFVRIDIRLLRQNDNVCYRIEKQKGRTIVFDGDTQYMWIPNALYLKGPRTINFLEYFVCLLYPERLLTMQKSAIDFSDKNEVIRTETDTTVILTFKGTEKNQDLQQLLEIGKMGDCEVIVENVFTKNDGLLRFVKLWVVNRGQKTLLFYIDNIQYNVMISLSSFTNIPEAQWTDVTKVTSDTADDRFAELQKETAAQAAERILQAIISGDNNQASEALVYYKNILPALSENMKGCKASGFQERRDSEYVGTYVFYTLTYSDGKQEQKHIAIRNDNEKRIWIVDGGL, encoded by the coding sequence ATGAATTGTAAGGAATTTAAAGATAAGGTGGTCGGTCTTTTTGACATCACCATTGATATGCAGTTGCAGACCGAATGCAAAGTACACATGACTGAATGTCACGAGTGCAAAGCCTACTATGAAGAATTGGCAGATGCCTTCAAAGCATTGCAGCCACAAGAAACTCCTTCCAAACAATCTGCCAACAAGCCCGTTGCGAGTCGTCGTCATCTCTGGCATTTCATCGCTGCCGCTGCAGTATTCTTGCTTGGATTCTTTGTCGGATGGAACCACCTCTTCTCCACGCCTGTTGTGGCTGGTACTTCACGTGGTCAGCTCTTTGAACACGGCATTCGAAGTGTACAAAACGTTGGTAGTTTCCAAATGACTGTTTACGCCCGTACCACACCTAATGAAAATTTTGCCTATTTCGACCCTAAAGCTAACTTCGTGAGAATAGACATCAGACTACTGCGGCAAAATGACAATGTGTGTTATCGAATAGAGAAGCAGAAAGGACGGACTATCGTATTTGACGGTGATACTCAATATATGTGGATTCCCAACGCCCTTTACCTGAAAGGACCTCGCACAATCAACTTCCTGGAATATTTTGTCTGTCTGTTATATCCGGAGCGTTTGTTGACTATGCAGAAGTCTGCCATCGATTTTTCTGATAAAAACGAAGTGATACGTACTGAGACCGATACAACCGTCATCCTCACTTTCAAAGGAACAGAGAAGAATCAAGACCTTCAGCAACTGCTTGAGATTGGAAAAATGGGTGATTGCGAAGTGATAGTAGAGAATGTGTTTACCAAAAATGACGGGCTGTTACGCTTTGTCAAGCTATGGGTTGTCAATAGAGGTCAAAAGACCCTTTTATTTTATATAGACAATATCCAATACAATGTTATGATAAGTCTCTCCAGTTTTACAAATATTCCAGAAGCTCAATGGACGGATGTGACAAAAGTAACATCGGATACGGCAGATGACCGATTTGCAGAACTGCAAAAGGAGACTGCCGCACAAGCTGCAGAGCGTATCCTTCAAGCCATCATTAGTGGCGACAATAATCAAGCCAGTGAAGCACTGGTCTATTATAAGAATATTCTTCCTGCGTTGTCTGAAAATATGAAAGGTTGTAAAGCCTCAGGCTTCCAAGAACGTCGCGACAGCGAATATGTTGGAACGTACGTATTCTATACCTTAACTTATTCCGATGGGAAACAAGAGCAGAAACATATTGCAATTAGGAATGATAACGAAAAGCGTATTTGGATTGTTGACGGCGGTCTCTGA
- a CDS encoding RNA polymerase sigma factor: MSQENNIIMKELTEQLRRDQSHLMRYACYRLGDANDAKDALQDAYLKVCEKLSHEKSSKVKDLRNYLFRTLSNICTSRLTMSEKYKTIPLDTRLDMAISSTESSEADYQRIAQLLMEIPEDQAEVIRLRIYGDNSFADVAEILSLPLPTVKSRFLYGLEKIRRAMKQTNY, from the coding sequence ATGAGTCAAGAAAACAACATTATAATGAAAGAGCTTACGGAACAATTGCGACGGGATCAATCTCACTTGATGAGGTATGCCTGTTACCGACTTGGTGACGCAAATGATGCAAAAGACGCGCTGCAAGATGCCTACCTGAAAGTCTGCGAAAAACTTTCTCACGAGAAAAGTAGCAAAGTAAAAGATTTGCGAAACTACCTCTTTCGCACGCTATCAAACATTTGCACTTCCCGGCTTACCATGTCGGAAAAGTATAAGACAATTCCTTTGGATACTCGACTTGATATGGCAATCTCTTCTACGGAAAGCAGCGAAGCAGATTACCAACGAATTGCCCAATTACTTATGGAAATTCCTGAAGATCAGGCCGAAGTCATACGGCTTCGAATCTATGGCGACAACAGCTTTGCTGATGTGGCTGAGATTCTTTCTCTTCCTCTGCCCACGGTGAAATCCCGTTTTCTGTACGGCTTGGAGAAAATCCGTCGGGCAATGAAACAAACAAATTATTAA
- the xpt gene encoding xanthine phosphoribosyltransferase, with protein sequence MEELRKKILTEGCAKAEGGILMVSSFLNHQIDAEFMMHCAEEFARLFEGQGINKIVTIEASGIAPAIMTGYLMHLPVVFIKKKRPKTVDEYWNSLVWSFTRDEDIPVCIDRKFLTDKDRILFLDDFLADGHASGCMIDLCRQSGAQIVGMGFLIEKGFGCGGQFLREHNIDFHALVTVDHINDDDTIVFA encoded by the coding sequence ATGGAAGAACTCAGAAAAAAGATTTTGACAGAGGGATGTGCAAAAGCTGAAGGTGGTATCTTAATGGTTAGTAGTTTTCTCAATCATCAGATTGATGCAGAGTTTATGATGCATTGTGCAGAGGAGTTTGCTCGTCTGTTCGAGGGACAGGGAATCAACAAAATTGTCACGATTGAGGCTTCGGGTATTGCACCTGCAATCATGACGGGCTATCTTATGCACTTGCCGGTAGTGTTTATAAAGAAAAAGCGCCCTAAGACCGTTGATGAATATTGGAACTCGTTGGTGTGGTCGTTCACAAGGGATGAAGATATTCCTGTGTGCATTGACCGAAAGTTTCTGACTGACAAGGATAGGATTCTTTTCCTCGATGACTTTCTGGCTGATGGGCATGCTTCCGGTTGCATGATAGATTTATGCCGCCAATCTGGTGCTCAGATTGTGGGTATGGGCTTCCTCATAGAGAAAGGTTTTGGTTGTGGAGGTCAGTTTCTCCGTGAACATAACATCGACTTCCATGCTCTTGTAACTGTTGACCATATCAACGATGATGACACCATCGTATTTGCTTAA